In a single window of the Verrucomicrobiota bacterium genome:
- a CDS encoding GNAT family N-acetyltransferase, producing MNRHRDCPSASKFGSLSLPIVLMPQRMVYDLRLETPSVTDYIAIRLKAGLSRKSKEAAAVGLANTLFSVVAYHGNERVGIGRIIGDGGCFFEVTDVAVLPDHQGKGVGSLIMESLADFLKRNAPKTAFVGLFAEQGTPEFYNKFGFNKAESADLLGMYMRIPGE from the coding sequence ATGAATCGACACAGGGATTGCCCTTCTGCGAGCAAGTTTGGTAGCCTCTCTCTCCCAATTGTGTTGATGCCTCAGAGAATGGTTTATGATCTAAGACTAGAGACTCCATCTGTGACGGACTATATTGCTATTCGCCTAAAGGCTGGCCTATCGAGAAAGTCCAAAGAGGCGGCCGCGGTCGGTCTGGCAAACACTCTTTTCTCTGTGGTAGCGTATCACGGGAATGAAAGAGTTGGAATCGGACGAATCATCGGAGATGGAGGTTGTTTCTTTGAGGTGACAGATGTGGCTGTTTTGCCAGATCATCAAGGTAAAGGAGTAGGAAGCCTAATTATGGAATCGCTTGCCGATTTCCTGAAGAGGAATGCGCCTAAGACGGCCTTTGTGGGTCTCTTCGCCGAGCAGGGCACTCCGGAATTCTACAACAAGTTTGGATTCAACAAAGCGGAGTCGGCGGATTTACTGGGGATGTACATGAGAATTCCGGGGGAATGA
- a CDS encoding GNAT family N-acetyltransferase: protein MSKNDLVEVPESKKAVLRQLFELYEYELSPYTGHQVNEYGCFGYRYFDNYRTETDRYAYWIMVESRIAGFIMVNSYCEVAKDPNAKTIAEFFVMKTFRRQRIGQRAAVRVFNLFPGTWEIHQFVENKKSMIFWENVVDEYTSGNFEKQVMITEDGEQQVILFNNAGV from the coding sequence ATGAGTAAGAACGACCTTGTCGAAGTTCCAGAGAGTAAGAAGGCTGTGCTTCGGCAGCTGTTCGAGCTCTATGAATATGAGCTGTCTCCATACACAGGCCATCAAGTCAACGAATATGGATGTTTTGGATACCGATATTTCGACAACTATCGGACAGAAACCGACCGTTATGCCTACTGGATCATGGTCGAATCAAGAATCGCAGGATTCATCATGGTGAACAGTTATTGTGAGGTTGCGAAGGATCCAAATGCAAAAACGATAGCAGAGTTCTTTGTTATGAAGACGTTCAGGCGCCAGCGAATTGGTCAAAGAGCAGCCGTAAGAGTATTCAACCTGTTTCCCGGAACGTGGGAGATTCACCAATTCGTGGAAAACAAGAAATCAATGATCTTTTGGGAGAATGTGGTTGATGAATACACGTCGGGAAATTTCGAAAAGCAAGTAATGATCACGGAGGATGGTGAGCAGCAAGTCATTCTCTTTAACAATGCTGGAGTTTAG
- a CDS encoding class I SAM-dependent methyltransferase, with product MIVQEMQVYYGQRASEYDSSMGYDDPSVIEGLHPVIRALKKIAKRKRVLELACGPCFWTGQISDDADSITATDYNETTLEQARKKELPWQRITLEQADAYDLRSISGDFDMVMAVDWFAHVPKSRIPGFLSGITQRVPEGSSIVFIDQLAVSGSFSGKFDEEGNHLQERSLAGGKRFRVIKHFFSDEEFHEWLEPHTVNISIRRFPECRRILVHAKTKHCAPDCGGTI from the coding sequence ATGATCGTCCAAGAGATGCAGGTCTACTATGGTCAACGTGCTTCCGAATATGACTCTTCGATGGGTTATGATGACCCGAGCGTGATCGAAGGGCTTCATCCTGTAATTCGGGCGCTCAAGAAAATCGCAAAAAGGAAGCGGGTCCTGGAACTCGCATGTGGTCCCTGCTTCTGGACGGGGCAGATTAGCGACGATGCGGATTCGATTACGGCAACTGACTACAATGAGACCACCCTGGAACAGGCGAGGAAAAAGGAGCTGCCATGGCAACGAATCACTCTGGAACAAGCCGATGCCTATGACTTGAGGTCGATTTCAGGCGATTTTGACATGGTGATGGCGGTTGATTGGTTTGCCCACGTTCCCAAATCAAGAATTCCCGGTTTTCTCTCCGGAATCACCCAAAGGGTTCCGGAGGGAAGCTCAATTGTATTTATCGACCAGCTTGCGGTTTCAGGTTCTTTCAGTGGAAAGTTCGACGAGGAAGGAAACCACCTTCAGGAACGGAGCCTCGCCGGAGGTAAGCGCTTCCGGGTGATTAAACACTTTTTCTCAGATGAGGAGTTTCACGAATGGCTCGAACCTCACACGGTAAATATTTCGATCAGAAGGTTTCCTGAGTGCAGGCGCATTCTAGTCCATGCAAAAACAAAGCATTGTGCTCCGGATTGCGGTGGCACCATCTAG
- a CDS encoding GNAT family N-acetyltransferase, giving the protein MLTIRRIQRCEGALFRDLRLAALKSDPYAFCSTYETAIERSPESWCQQADSTAEGSTRSTFIAFREDEPVAIAAIYGSEEKEGEAEVLQVWITPDLRGSGLAKKMMDTVFAWAENNGFSKVIGEVTKNNGRALSFYRNYGFEVVSETVSEIKIQKTIRSNRSVVQDPEASSSRS; this is encoded by the coding sequence ATGTTAACCATCCGAAGAATCCAGCGTTGTGAAGGGGCTCTTTTTCGGGATCTGAGACTCGCGGCGCTCAAGAGCGATCCTTATGCGTTCTGTTCGACGTACGAAACAGCCATAGAACGTTCGCCGGAAAGTTGGTGTCAGCAGGCCGATAGCACAGCGGAAGGTTCTACACGTTCGACATTTATTGCCTTTCGCGAGGATGAGCCAGTAGCCATTGCAGCAATCTACGGAAGCGAAGAAAAAGAAGGTGAAGCTGAAGTGCTTCAGGTTTGGATTACCCCGGATTTGAGGGGCTCTGGCCTCGCTAAGAAAATGATGGATACAGTTTTTGCTTGGGCTGAGAACAACGGCTTCTCAAAGGTCATTGGCGAAGTAACCAAGAACAACGGAAGAGCGTTGAGTTTTTACAGGAACTACGGGTTTGAAGTAGTTTCCGAAACCGTATCTGAGATAAAGATACAGAAGACCATTCGGTCGAACCGATCGGTAGTTCAAGATCCGGAAGCTTCGTCTTCTCGATCCTGA